Proteins from a single region of uncultured Cohaesibacter sp.:
- a CDS encoding DUF1134 domain-containing protein codes for MTILPSQGIMGIRNKSMALLMILLSACLFSVNARAQQSSSQYTTNELVQAGHHFFGSVAGGIASVIEKAVASHGLPNGYILGEEGSAAIVAGARYGEGQLHTKNMGVHKVFWQGPSLGWDFGGDGNRTMMLVYNLPSVDYLYRRWAGVNGSAYFIGGFGVTVLTSEKNYFIVPIKSGVGARLGVNVGYVKFTRGPTWNPF; via the coding sequence ATGACAATTTTGCCAAGTCAGGGCATTATGGGCATTCGCAACAAAAGCATGGCGCTGTTGATGATCCTGCTGAGCGCCTGTCTTTTTTCCGTGAACGCTCGGGCACAACAATCTTCGAGCCAGTATACAACCAATGAATTGGTGCAGGCTGGGCATCACTTCTTCGGATCCGTAGCAGGTGGCATCGCATCGGTCATCGAGAAGGCCGTCGCTAGCCACGGCCTGCCGAACGGGTATATTCTAGGCGAAGAAGGCAGCGCAGCCATCGTAGCGGGCGCCCGCTATGGCGAAGGGCAGCTGCACACCAAGAATATGGGCGTGCACAAGGTCTTCTGGCAGGGACCGTCACTGGGTTGGGATTTCGGCGGCGATGGTAACCGCACCATGATGCTGGTCTACAATCTACCGAGCGTCGACTATCTCTACCGTCGCTGGGCTGGTGTTAACGGGTCGGCCTATTTCATCGGCGGCTTTGGTGTTACGGTTCTGACGTCCGAGAAGAACTATTTCATCGTGCCGATCAAGTCCGGTGTCGGTGCACGGCTCGGGGTCAATGTGGGTTATGTGAAATTCACGCGCGGCCCGACCTGGAACCCCTTCTGA
- a CDS encoding ATP-binding cassette domain-containing protein, translated as MAPPLLHLQDIHLAIGGQALLSGAELAVHEEDSIALVGRNGSGKSTLLKIAAALVEPDHGERFFQPGTTLRYLPQEPDLSAYATVLDYVEDGLAPGDDHYRAQYLLEELGLTGREQPSDISGGEGRRAALARVLAPQPDILLLDEPTNHLDLPAIEWLESELRQIRSAKVIISHDRRFLENLTRNVVWIDRGTARRSNRGFAYFEAWRDEVFEQEKVEEQKLKQKILAEEDWIRYGVTARRKRNVRRLGELGELRSKKQQMAQNRPQGDVKMNATEGETSGKSVIKAKHVSKSFGDRTIIRDFSTEVQRGDRVGIVGPNGAGKSTLINLLTGALEPDSGTVQLGTNLMMVTLDQKRESLKPEWTLKEALTTHGGDMVQVGETSRHVVGYMKDFLFRPEQARSPISVLSGGERGRLMLARALAKPSNFLVLDEPTNDLDLETLDLLQEMITDYTGTVLLVSHDRDFLDRICTSTFYAEGDGRWTEYAGGYSDLVAQRGTGVEARKTQKKDKDKVSREPTEAADNSAKQRRTLTFKDKHLLETLPAKMEEIEAKIARLRSRLEDPDLFTKDPETFNKAAKALEAQEDLLAKAEEKWLELEILQEELGSE; from the coding sequence ATGGCTCCACCACTTCTTCATCTGCAGGACATTCATCTCGCCATCGGCGGTCAGGCTTTGCTCTCCGGAGCCGAGCTGGCGGTTCACGAGGAAGATTCCATTGCACTCGTCGGTCGCAACGGATCGGGCAAGTCGACTCTCCTGAAGATCGCCGCAGCACTGGTTGAGCCGGACCACGGCGAGCGCTTCTTCCAGCCAGGCACCACCCTCAGATATCTGCCGCAGGAGCCGGATCTCTCCGCCTATGCCACCGTGCTTGACTATGTCGAGGATGGACTGGCGCCGGGTGATGATCACTATCGCGCTCAGTATTTGCTTGAAGAGCTGGGCCTGACCGGCAGGGAACAGCCCTCGGACATCTCCGGCGGCGAAGGCCGTCGCGCCGCCCTCGCCCGCGTTCTTGCCCCGCAGCCCGACATCCTGCTGCTTGATGAGCCGACCAACCATCTCGATCTGCCAGCTATCGAATGGCTTGAGAGCGAGTTGCGCCAGATCCGTTCGGCCAAGGTCATCATCAGCCATGACCGCCGCTTTCTGGAGAACCTGACCCGCAACGTGGTCTGGATCGATCGCGGCACAGCCCGACGGTCCAATCGCGGATTTGCCTATTTCGAGGCCTGGCGCGACGAGGTTTTCGAGCAGGAAAAAGTCGAGGAGCAGAAGCTCAAGCAGAAGATCCTCGCCGAAGAAGACTGGATCCGCTATGGCGTCACCGCCCGCCGGAAGCGCAACGTGCGCCGCCTTGGCGAGTTGGGCGAGCTTCGCTCGAAAAAACAGCAAATGGCCCAGAACCGACCGCAGGGCGACGTCAAGATGAACGCCACCGAAGGCGAAACCTCCGGCAAATCGGTCATCAAGGCCAAGCATGTCAGCAAGTCCTTTGGCGATCGAACCATCATTCGGGATTTTTCGACCGAGGTTCAGCGCGGCGACAGGGTCGGGATCGTTGGCCCCAATGGCGCGGGCAAATCCACCCTGATCAATCTTCTAACGGGCGCTCTCGAGCCCGACAGCGGCACCGTGCAGCTGGGCACCAACCTGATGATGGTCACCCTTGATCAGAAGCGCGAAAGCCTCAAGCCGGAATGGACCCTCAAAGAAGCGCTGACAACCCATGGCGGCGACATGGTTCAGGTTGGCGAGACCTCTCGACACGTCGTCGGCTACATGAAGGATTTCCTCTTCCGCCCCGAGCAGGCCAGAAGCCCCATTTCCGTCCTGTCAGGTGGTGAGCGCGGCCGTCTGATGCTGGCCCGTGCCCTTGCCAAGCCCTCGAATTTTCTCGTGCTCGACGAGCCGACCAACGACCTCGATCTTGAAACTCTCGACCTGTTGCAGGAGATGATCACCGACTATACCGGCACGGTCCTCCTCGTCAGCCATGACCGTGACTTCCTCGACCGCATCTGCACCTCTACCTTCTATGCCGAAGGTGATGGCCGCTGGACAGAATATGCCGGTGGCTACAGCGATCTGGTCGCCCAGCGCGGCACCGGCGTCGAAGCACGCAAGACACAGAAGAAAGACAAAGACAAAGTGAGCCGGGAGCCGACGGAAGCTGCCGACAACTCGGCTAAGCAACGTCGCACCCTGACGTTCAAGGACAAGCATCTGCTCGAGACCCTGCCCGCCAAGATGGAGGAAATCGAGGCCAAGATCGCACGCCTGCGTTCCCGTCTTGAGGACCCCGATCTCTTCACCAAGGATCCGGAAACCTTCAACAAAGCCGCCAAAGCCCTCGAAGCGCAGGAAGACCTGCTCGCCAAGGCCGAGGAAAAATGGCTGGAGCTCGAAATCCTGCAGGAAGAGCTGGGCAGCGAATAG
- a CDS encoding DMT family transporter — MSKNVKAILWALFATAIFTIVATMAKIAVKDYHFLQILLFRQIVVFLSTLPTLLRTLPDSLKTPHPLLHSARLLGSFVALTGGILAVKGLPLTNATTLGFSTIFFVALLAALFLNEPLGPHRLGAILIGFIGVLIAVRPDASGLQNPYSLVALAAAFGGAVAAISVRKLSQTESTATLLVYQALFVGLLAAIPLFVPMFWPLFQSSHDLSAPLWKQPDLTDTVFLFSMGILSAIGQWIAIHAMRLGEAALVKSVDYVKLLYAALFGFIFFAEVPDEHTLAGAGLIILASLYILHREARLSRRARMAAS, encoded by the coding sequence ATGTCGAAAAACGTCAAAGCCATCCTGTGGGCGCTCTTTGCGACCGCCATTTTTACCATCGTCGCCACCATGGCCAAGATCGCGGTGAAGGATTACCACTTCCTGCAGATCCTCCTGTTCCGCCAGATCGTGGTCTTCCTGTCGACCCTCCCGACGCTCTTGCGCACCCTGCCAGACAGTCTCAAGACCCCGCATCCGTTGCTTCACAGCGCCAGACTGTTGGGTAGTTTTGTGGCGCTGACCGGCGGCATCCTCGCGGTCAAGGGCCTGCCGCTGACAAACGCCACCACGTTAGGCTTTTCGACCATCTTCTTCGTTGCCCTGCTCGCAGCCTTGTTCCTGAATGAACCGCTCGGCCCACATCGCCTCGGGGCCATCCTGATCGGCTTCATTGGCGTGCTGATCGCCGTGCGCCCCGACGCCAGTGGCCTGCAAAATCCCTACAGCCTCGTCGCCCTTGCCGCAGCCTTCGGCGGCGCGGTGGCGGCCATCAGCGTCCGGAAACTCTCGCAGACGGAAAGCACAGCTACCCTTCTGGTCTATCAGGCTCTGTTTGTCGGCCTCTTGGCCGCCATTCCCCTGTTCGTGCCGATGTTCTGGCCCCTCTTTCAGTCCTCCCATGACCTCTCCGCTCCCTTGTGGAAGCAGCCCGACCTTACCGACACCGTCTTCCTTTTCTCCATGGGCATCCTCTCGGCTATCGGCCAATGGATCGCCATTCATGCCATGCGTCTGGGTGAGGCCGCGCTGGTCAAGAGCGTCGACTACGTCAAGCTGCTCTACGCTGCACTCTTCGGCTTTATCTTCTTTGCCGAGGTGCCGGACGAGCACACCCTTGCCGGCGCGGGCCTGATCATTCTCGCCTCACTCTACATCCTGCACCGAGAGGCGAGGCTTTCAAGGCGAGCACGCATGGCTGCCTCGTGA
- a CDS encoding peptide chain release factor 3, producing the protein MPASHEIRRTFAIISHPDAGKTTLTEKLLYFGGAIRMAGQVKARGEKRRAKSDWMKIEQERGISVTSSVMTFEHKDLIFNLLDTPGHEDFSEDTYRTLTAVDSAIMVIDASKGIEAQTLKLFEVCRLRDIPIITLVNKCDREAKDPFELMDEIQETLALDVSPLVMPIGSGSNFHGCFNLTNGDYYTAKKRGDAFDTIVETSGIGDEKLDGIVDPQLLEECREMIELAAVGYSEFDLESYREGHMSPVIFGSALKDFGPTALLDLIADIAPMPRPSPTTERVVTPDEKKVSGFVFKVQANMDSNHRDRVAFMRICSGDFKRGMKLRQVRTGKDVMVHSPIMFFAQDREIAQEAGPGDVIGIPNHGTIRVGDTFTEGETLQFTGLPAFAPEILRRVRLPDTSKVKQLRRALEDLAEEGLTQVFKPNIGSNWIIGLVGVLQLDVLKSRAKAEYGVDIDFEPLTYNMAVWVKAASDAKLKTFLSANPNNIVHDREGRPVFLAKSQWELDYTKERNPDITFMKTRELVQSTE; encoded by the coding sequence ATGCCAGCAAGTCACGAAATTCGCCGCACCTTCGCGATCATCTCGCACCCCGATGCCGGTAAGACCACCCTCACCGAAAAGCTGCTCTATTTCGGCGGCGCAATCCGCATGGCCGGACAGGTGAAGGCCCGTGGCGAGAAACGCCGCGCCAAGTCGGACTGGATGAAGATCGAGCAGGAGCGCGGCATCTCGGTCACCTCCTCTGTGATGACCTTCGAGCACAAGGATCTGATCTTCAACCTGCTCGACACCCCGGGCCACGAGGACTTCTCCGAAGACACCTACCGTACGCTAACCGCCGTTGACAGTGCCATCATGGTCATCGACGCCTCCAAGGGTATCGAGGCCCAGACGCTGAAGCTGTTCGAGGTCTGCCGCCTGCGCGACATTCCCATCATCACGCTCGTCAACAAATGTGACCGCGAGGCCAAGGATCCGTTCGAGCTAATGGACGAGATTCAGGAAACCCTCGCGCTCGATGTCTCCCCGCTGGTCATGCCCATCGGCTCCGGCTCGAACTTCCACGGCTGTTTCAACCTGACCAACGGCGATTATTACACTGCCAAGAAAAGGGGCGATGCCTTCGACACCATCGTCGAGACAAGCGGCATCGGCGATGAAAAGCTCGATGGCATCGTCGACCCGCAACTGCTCGAAGAATGCCGCGAGATGATCGAACTCGCTGCCGTGGGCTATTCCGAATTCGACCTTGAAAGCTACCGCGAAGGCCATATGTCGCCGGTGATCTTCGGCTCGGCGCTGAAGGATTTCGGCCCCACCGCCCTCCTTGATCTCATTGCCGACATCGCCCCGATGCCGCGCCCCTCTCCGACGACGGAGCGCGTCGTGACGCCGGATGAGAAAAAGGTCTCGGGCTTCGTCTTCAAGGTGCAGGCCAACATGGATTCCAACCACCGCGACCGCGTGGCCTTCATGCGCATCTGCTCTGGTGACTTCAAGCGCGGCATGAAGCTGCGGCAGGTCCGCACCGGCAAGGACGTCATGGTGCACAGCCCGATCATGTTCTTTGCGCAGGATCGCGAGATCGCACAGGAAGCAGGCCCCGGCGACGTCATCGGCATCCCGAACCACGGCACCATCCGCGTCGGCGACACCTTCACCGAAGGCGAGACCCTGCAGTTCACCGGCCTTCCCGCTTTTGCGCCTGAAATCCTGCGCCGCGTCCGCCTGCCCGATACCTCCAAGGTCAAGCAGCTCCGCCGCGCTCTGGAAGATCTGGCCGAAGAAGGCCTTACCCAGGTCTTCAAACCCAACATCGGCTCGAACTGGATCATCGGCCTTGTCGGCGTGCTCCAGCTCGACGTGCTAAAATCCCGCGCCAAGGCCGAATATGGCGTCGACATCGACTTCGAACCGCTCACCTACAACATGGCGGTCTGGGTCAAGGCCGCGAGCGACGCCAAGCTCAAGACCTTCCTGTCGGCCAATCCCAACAACATCGTCCACGACCGCGAAGGCCGCCCGGTGTTTCTGGCCAAAAGCCAGTGGGAGCTCGACTACACCAAGGAACGCAACCCGGACATCACCTTCATGAAGACCCGGGAACTGGTCCAGTCGACGGAATAG
- a CDS encoding methyltransferase domain-containing protein — protein MVGRPFPSGNLLADRRAEFAATMAHAGDFDAAIEVLTGALEIAPDWAAGWFWLGEYHERTEALEKATDAWRQAMALDPCDPFGAGLKLDLLRDVPVAETMPSAFVETLFDQYAPRFETSLLEQLDYRGPELLMSTLKSAGFTRARHALDLGCGTGLMGAQLRSSCDWLGGYDISRGMLDVAEAKGIYDLLDKQDLSDMALSETSYDLIVAADVFIYLGALEQIVGWCAQALEPQGYLAFTLEHGDKPIELKESRRFAHSPSYVTELLQTAGFQNIKIEDCVLRQDRGEDIRSFCVIATPTRQTPELDRDSDEAVPA, from the coding sequence ATGGTTGGAAGACCATTCCCCTCGGGCAACCTGCTCGCGGACCGTCGCGCTGAATTTGCGGCGACGATGGCCCATGCGGGCGATTTCGATGCTGCAATCGAAGTTCTTACAGGCGCGTTGGAGATTGCGCCCGACTGGGCAGCTGGCTGGTTCTGGCTGGGTGAATATCATGAACGGACCGAAGCCCTTGAGAAGGCTACTGATGCCTGGCGGCAAGCCATGGCTCTCGATCCATGCGATCCCTTCGGCGCAGGTCTGAAGCTCGATCTCCTCAGGGATGTGCCTGTTGCGGAGACGATGCCATCTGCCTTCGTTGAAACGCTCTTTGACCAATATGCCCCACGGTTCGAGACATCGCTTCTCGAGCAGCTCGACTATCGCGGCCCGGAGCTCTTGATGAGCACCCTGAAAAGCGCGGGCTTCACCCGCGCCCGCCACGCACTTGACCTTGGCTGCGGCACGGGGCTGATGGGTGCGCAATTGCGCAGCTCCTGCGATTGGCTTGGGGGGTACGATATCTCACGCGGCATGCTCGACGTGGCCGAAGCCAAGGGCATCTATGATCTGCTCGACAAGCAGGACCTGAGCGATATGGCCCTTAGTGAAACAAGCTACGACCTGATCGTCGCCGCCGACGTCTTCATCTATCTCGGCGCTCTGGAACAGATCGTGGGCTGGTGTGCTCAGGCGCTCGAGCCTCAGGGCTATCTGGCGTTCACCCTCGAGCATGGCGACAAGCCAATCGAGCTGAAAGAAAGCCGCCGCTTTGCCCATTCCCCCTCTTACGTCACCGAACTTCTTCAGACGGCAGGCTTTCAGAACATAAAGATCGAGGATTGCGTGCTCCGACAGGACCGGGGCGAGGACATCCGCTCATTCTGCGTCATCGCAACGCCAACAAGGCAGACGCCAGAGCTTGATCGGGACAGCGACGAAGCCGTTCCGGCCTGA
- a CDS encoding YbaY family lipoprotein, which translates to MVLAYKETLKADFPFGPFPSPYGGKPENDLFESLLNSRLRGEVYASHEARLPKNAMLELQLLDISEDNEQGVTLAKSTIVLARSLPLLFQIPYDSADIKRAHTYSISGTIHAGGKLLYASRDTHLVFTDSNFSFVRLCLSAVD; encoded by the coding sequence ATGGTCCTCGCCTACAAGGAAACGCTGAAAGCCGACTTTCCCTTTGGTCCCTTCCCCTCGCCCTATGGCGGCAAGCCGGAAAACGACCTGTTCGAAAGCCTCCTGAACTCTCGCCTGCGCGGTGAGGTCTATGCGAGCCATGAAGCACGGCTGCCCAAAAATGCCATGCTGGAGCTGCAGCTTCTCGACATTTCCGAAGACAACGAGCAGGGCGTCACGCTCGCCAAAAGCACTATCGTTCTAGCAAGAAGCCTGCCCCTGCTTTTTCAGATCCCCTACGACAGTGCCGACATCAAGCGCGCCCACACCTATTCCATCTCCGGCACCATTCACGCTGGCGGCAAGCTGCTCTATGCCAGCCGCGACACTCATCTGGTCTTCACCGATTCAAACTTTTCCTTCGTCCGCCTCTGCCTCAGCGCGGTCGATTGA
- a CDS encoding peptidoglycan-binding domain-containing protein, with protein MKKNLLISSIIVGFTMTSMTSQVRADGGEFVAGALIGGAVGFIAGSANKKHHKRPAPRRTYSVSPAQRENNREIQDRLNYLGFNAGVPDGVLGRRSKDAIAAFQAEAGFVPNGYLSPEQTGVLFSAAFENQHFGMTSGPGDMSDQNAGKQNFPDAGDVQEASVDQSIDTMVDDGTDAEPLSAANTSLEFVNGAPGFFGIQLGQSYQSAKDLLAQNGFNLCSGEGEFITCTSDDNGVSKRFKLARGMGVESQPIYMMDLETKLAVEVDQTVIEDKLAESYPELTAAPNKVISNNASCAMEMANIDNVISFEERLEIVRNQTQTNSDWLKSTLDTCSLFYKADVSPNGNGYTIRVAMFKGSYLQNELAVMDGKKIDKVNSALKF; from the coding sequence ATGAAAAAGAATTTATTGATATCCTCGATCATTGTCGGGTTCACCATGACGAGCATGACCAGTCAGGTGCGTGCTGACGGGGGAGAATTTGTTGCTGGCGCGCTGATTGGCGGTGCTGTCGGGTTCATCGCAGGTAGTGCGAACAAGAAACATCATAAGCGCCCGGCTCCGCGACGCACCTATTCAGTCAGTCCGGCCCAGCGCGAAAACAACCGTGAAATTCAAGACCGGCTCAACTATCTCGGCTTCAATGCCGGTGTGCCAGATGGGGTTCTGGGGCGCCGTTCGAAGGATGCGATTGCGGCATTTCAGGCTGAGGCGGGGTTTGTGCCAAATGGCTACCTGTCACCGGAACAAACAGGCGTGCTGTTCTCTGCTGCTTTTGAGAATCAGCATTTCGGCATGACCAGTGGTCCGGGCGATATGTCGGATCAGAATGCAGGCAAACAGAATTTCCCTGACGCCGGCGATGTTCAGGAAGCCTCCGTCGATCAATCCATCGATACCATGGTCGATGATGGAACAGATGCCGAGCCACTGTCGGCTGCCAATACGTCGCTTGAATTCGTCAATGGTGCTCCGGGCTTCTTCGGCATCCAGCTTGGCCAGAGTTATCAGTCGGCCAAGGACCTGCTTGCCCAGAATGGCTTCAATCTCTGCTCGGGCGAGGGGGAATTCATCACCTGCACCAGCGATGACAATGGCGTCTCGAAACGCTTCAAGCTGGCTCGCGGCATGGGTGTCGAAAGCCAGCCGATCTACATGATGGATCTGGAAACCAAACTGGCCGTGGAAGTTGATCAGACGGTGATCGAGGACAAGCTTGCCGAGAGCTATCCGGAGCTGACTGCTGCCCCGAACAAGGTGATCAGCAACAATGCCAGCTGCGCCATGGAAATGGCCAATATCGACAATGTGATCTCTTTTGAGGAGCGGCTCGAAATCGTTCGCAACCAGACCCAGACGAATTCAGACTGGCTGAAGAGCACGCTCGATACCTGCTCGCTGTTCTACAAGGCTGACGTGTCGCCGAACGGCAACGGCTATACGATCCGTGTGGCCATGTTCAAGGGCTCTTACTTGCAGAACGAGCTTGCCGTGATGGATGGCAAGAAGATCGATAAGGTGAACAGCGCCCTCAAATTCTAG
- the ilvD gene encoding dihydroxy-acid dehydratase, whose product MPDYRSKTSTHGRNMAGARALWRATGVGNKDFGKPIIAVVNSFTQFVPGHVHLKDLGQMVAREIEAAGGIAKEFNTIAVDDGIAMGHDGMLYSLPSREIIADSVEYMANAHCADALVCISNCDKITPGMMMAAMRLNIPAVFVSGGPMEAGRAEGINHGLDLVDAIVMGTDPQVSDEMVQKVEEAACPTCGSCSGMFTANSMNCLAEALGFALPGNGTIVATHADRKALFLEAARKSVELCKRYYIEEDDSVLPRNIATFKAFENAMTLDIAMGGSTNTVLHLLAIALEGEVNFTMSDIDRLSRQVPSICKLAPMTQKYHIENCHQAGGIFGILGELDRAGLIHRDCGTVHLPTLGEAIDTYDIMRNPSKEVEDLYKAAPGGVRSTEAFSQAKRFADLDKNREDGCIRDKAHAYSQDGGLAVLFGNIALDGCIVKTAGVDESILTFKGPARIFESQDAAVKAITTNKVASGDVVIIRYEGPRGGPGMQEMLYPTSYLKAMGLGKECALITDGRFSGGTSGLSIGHVSPEAASGGAIALIEEGDVIEIDIPNRTINVAVSDGDLEARRSAMAAKGEAGWKPAEKRERIISRSLEAYGLMATSADKGAVRDLSGLKRIEG is encoded by the coding sequence ATGCCAGATTATCGTTCCAAGACTTCGACCCATGGCCGCAACATGGCGGGCGCCCGCGCTCTATGGCGCGCAACCGGCGTTGGCAACAAGGATTTTGGCAAGCCGATTATTGCGGTGGTGAACTCCTTTACCCAGTTCGTGCCGGGCCATGTGCATCTCAAAGATCTGGGTCAGATGGTTGCCCGTGAGATTGAGGCTGCCGGTGGTATCGCCAAGGAATTCAACACCATTGCCGTTGATGACGGCATCGCCATGGGTCACGACGGGATGCTCTATTCATTGCCGTCGCGCGAGATCATCGCTGACTCAGTCGAATATATGGCCAATGCCCATTGCGCCGATGCGCTTGTCTGCATTTCCAACTGTGACAAGATCACGCCGGGCATGATGATGGCTGCCATGCGCCTTAACATTCCTGCCGTTTTCGTCTCTGGCGGACCGATGGAAGCGGGCCGGGCCGAGGGCATCAATCACGGACTTGATCTCGTTGATGCCATCGTCATGGGGACCGACCCGCAGGTCTCCGACGAAATGGTGCAGAAGGTCGAAGAGGCTGCCTGCCCGACTTGCGGGTCCTGCTCGGGCATGTTTACGGCCAACTCGATGAACTGCCTTGCCGAGGCGCTGGGCTTCGCACTTCCGGGCAACGGCACCATCGTTGCAACTCATGCGGATCGCAAGGCGCTGTTCCTTGAAGCAGCGCGCAAGTCGGTCGAGCTGTGCAAACGCTATTATATTGAAGAAGACGACAGCGTGCTGCCGCGCAACATCGCGACGTTCAAGGCGTTCGAGAATGCCATGACGCTCGATATCGCGATGGGCGGGTCGACCAACACGGTTCTGCACCTTCTGGCCATTGCGCTGGAAGGCGAGGTGAACTTCACCATGTCCGATATTGACCGGCTTTCCCGTCAGGTGCCCTCGATTTGCAAACTGGCTCCGATGACCCAGAAATATCATATCGAGAATTGCCATCAGGCAGGCGGCATCTTTGGTATTCTGGGAGAGCTTGACCGGGCCGGGCTGATCCATCGCGATTGCGGCACGGTGCATCTACCGACCCTCGGCGAGGCCATCGATACCTACGATATCATGCGCAATCCGTCCAAGGAGGTCGAGGATCTCTACAAGGCGGCACCGGGCGGGGTTCGCAGCACCGAGGCCTTCTCACAGGCCAAGCGCTTTGCCGATCTCGACAAGAACCGCGAAGACGGCTGCATTCGCGACAAGGCCCATGCCTACAGTCAGGACGGCGGGCTGGCCGTGCTGTTCGGCAATATCGCGCTTGATGGCTGCATCGTGAAGACCGCTGGCGTGGACGAAAGCATTCTTACCTTCAAGGGGCCGGCGCGTATCTTTGAAAGTCAGGATGCAGCCGTGAAAGCGATCACCACCAATAAGGTCGCCTCCGGCGATGTGGTCATCATCCGTTACGAAGGTCCGCGTGGTGGGCCGGGTATGCAGGAAATGCTCTATCCGACCTCCTATCTGAAAGCCATGGGGCTCGGTAAGGAATGCGCTCTGATCACTGACGGGCGCTTCTCGGGTGGCACGTCGGGCCTGTCCATCGGCCACGTCTCTCCCGAGGCGGCTTCCGGTGGGGCCATTGCCCTCATCGAGGAAGGTGATGTCATCGAGATCGACATTCCGAACCGGACCATCAATGTGGCGGTCAGCGATGGAGACCTCGAGGCACGTCGCTCTGCTATGGCTGCCAAGGGTGAGGCTGGGTGGAAACCGGCTGAAAAGCGCGAGCGCATCATTTCGCGTTCGCTCGAAGCCTATGGTTTGATGGCAACCTCCGCGGACAAAGGCGCGGTTCGCGACCTCTCAGGCCTCAAGCGCATCGAAGGTTAA
- the trpB gene encoding tryptophan synthase subunit beta, which yields MGYLKQFPSKDGYFGDFGGSFLPPELEPHFKEIGEAYERLAVDASYINELRYIREHFQGRPTPVQHAKNISEKLGGAQIYLKREDLNHTGAHKLNHCMGEALLAKFMGKKKLIAETGAGQHGVALATAAAYFGMECEIHMGEVDIEKEHPNVIRMKLLGAEVVPVSFGARTLKEAVDSAFMSYLGQADTAIYAIGSVVGPHPFPKMVRDFQSVVGFEARDQFTAMTGNDPDHVVACVGGGSNAMGIFSGFLDNDAVKLHGVEPHGTGTELGKHAATITYGKPGMIHGFKCLLLADEEGNPAPVHSIASGLDYPGVGPEHSYLSMIGKVSYGSASDQETLDAFFALSKYEGIIPALESSHAVAYAMKMAKDHPGESILVNLSGRGDKDIDYVTEKFGYGEDYHL from the coding sequence ATGGGCTATTTGAAGCAATTCCCGAGCAAGGATGGATATTTTGGCGATTTTGGCGGGTCATTCCTGCCTCCAGAGCTCGAGCCGCATTTCAAGGAAATCGGCGAGGCCTATGAGCGTCTCGCGGTGGATGCCTCTTATATCAACGAATTGCGGTATATTCGTGAGCATTTTCAGGGCCGCCCGACCCCGGTTCAACATGCCAAGAATATTTCGGAAAAACTGGGCGGTGCCCAGATCTATCTCAAGCGCGAAGATCTCAACCACACCGGGGCGCACAAGCTGAACCACTGCATGGGCGAGGCGCTTCTGGCCAAATTCATGGGCAAGAAAAAGCTCATCGCCGAAACCGGTGCCGGTCAGCATGGTGTCGCACTGGCGACCGCTGCGGCCTATTTCGGCATGGAATGCGAGATCCACATGGGTGAAGTGGATATCGAAAAGGAACATCCCAACGTGATCCGGATGAAGCTGCTTGGCGCTGAAGTGGTGCCAGTGAGCTTTGGTGCCAGGACCCTGAAGGAAGCCGTGGACAGTGCCTTCATGTCCTATCTGGGACAGGCCGATACTGCGATCTATGCCATCGGCTCCGTTGTTGGTCCGCATCCCTTCCCCAAAATGGTGCGTGATTTCCAGTCGGTCGTCGGTTTTGAGGCGCGTGACCAGTTCACGGCCATGACGGGCAATGATCCCGACCATGTGGTCGCCTGCGTCGGTGGCGGCTCGAACGCGATGGGGATCTTCTCCGGCTTCCTCGACAATGACGCAGTCAAACTGCATGGGGTCGAGCCGCATGGCACCGGCACCGAGCTTGGCAAACATGCCGCGACCATCACCTATGGCAAGCCGGGCATGATCCATGGCTTTAAATGCCTGCTGCTCGCTGACGAGGAAGGCAACCCGGCTCCGGTGCATTCGATCGCGTCCGGTCTCGATTATCCCGGTGTTGGTCCCGAGCATTCCTATCTCTCCATGATCGGCAAGGTGTCTTATGGCTCGGCGAGCGATCAGGAAACCCTTGACGCCTTCTTTGCTCTCAGCAAATACGAAGGCATCATTCCTGCGCTCGAAAGCTCCCATGCCGTCGCCTATGCCATGAAAATGGCCAAGGATCATCCGGGTGAGAGCATTCTGGTCAATCTGTCCGGCCGTGGTGACAAGGACATCGACTATGTCACCGAGAAGTTCGGCTATGGCGAGGACTACCATCTCTGA